The following proteins are encoded in a genomic region of uncultured Ilyobacter sp.:
- a CDS encoding aspartate kinase, giving the protein MSITVEKYGGTSVKDSARLKEIAARIAERKKEKEDIVVIVSAPSGMTDSLIKRAKEISAVPKGREFDVLLSTGEQVSIALLAMALKEVGVKAISYTASQLGIVTCGNHNEARIQSVNTDLIREKIAEGYVIIVPGFQGVCEDGNITTLGRGGSDTSAVAIAAALGCKSVDIYTDVNGIYSANPQIIPGAIKHKEVSFSEMIELAGSGAKVLHTRSVELGAKYGIEIHLRSAFDWQEGTFVRSDDKVESAVIRGISGFGNLVRISYKSDKLRLSETVNTISRKGINIDLITHTMETKGGDEITCIVKEDYFEDALEALNTISSPEDEILVEKGLAKVSVIGLGVRSKGIAASVFEILEKEGIEIHAVSCSEINISCIITEEDLNKAQNALHKKLIEEE; this is encoded by the coding sequence ATGTCCATTACAGTAGAGAAATACGGAGGAACATCTGTAAAAGACTCTGCACGGCTAAAGGAAATAGCAGCTAGAATTGCAGAGAGAAAAAAAGAAAAAGAGGATATTGTCGTAATAGTATCTGCTCCTAGTGGAATGACTGACAGTCTTATTAAAAGAGCAAAAGAGATTTCGGCAGTTCCTAAGGGAAGGGAGTTTGACGTACTTCTTTCTACAGGAGAACAGGTATCGATAGCTCTTCTTGCCATGGCTCTCAAAGAAGTAGGAGTAAAGGCAATCTCATATACCGCTTCACAGCTTGGTATAGTGACCTGTGGAAATCATAATGAAGCTAGAATACAGTCTGTAAATACTGATCTAATAAGAGAAAAAATAGCTGAGGGCTATGTAATTATTGTACCTGGATTTCAGGGTGTATGCGAAGATGGAAATATAACCACTCTTGGAAGAGGCGGTTCTGATACTTCGGCTGTGGCTATTGCAGCTGCTTTGGGATGTAAGTCAGTGGACATCTATACTGATGTAAACGGTATATACAGTGCAAATCCTCAGATAATACCGGGGGCAATAAAACACAAAGAGGTATCCTTTAGCGAAATGATCGAGCTAGCTGGTTCTGGAGCAAAGGTTCTCCATACGCGAAGTGTGGAGCTTGGGGCAAAATACGGAATAGAAATTCATCTGAGATCTGCTTTTGACTGGCAGGAAGGAACTTTTGTAAGGAGTGATGATAAAGTGGAAAGTGCTGTAATTAGAGGAATTAGCGGATTTGGTAATCTTGTTAGAATAAGTTATAAAAGCGACAAACTACGTCTTTCAGAAACTGTAAATACTATTTCTAGAAAAGGTATAAACATAGATTTAATAACTCACACAATGGAAACAAAGGGCGGGGATGAGATAACCTGCATAGTAAAAGAGGATTATTTTGAAGATGCATTGGAAGCTTTGAATACAATATCTTCACCAGAAGATGAAATTCTTGTGGAAAAGGGATTAGCTAAGGTTTCTGTAATCGGTCTAGGGGTGAGATCAAAAGGGATCGCAGCTTCTGTATTTGAAATCTTAGAAAAAGAGGGAATTGAGATACATGCAGTGTCATGTTCTGAGATCAATATTTCATGCATCATTACAGAGGAGGACTTGAACAAGGCTCAAAATGCCCTGCACAAGAAGCTTATAGAGGAGGAATAA
- a CDS encoding DUF3298 domain-containing protein: MKKITVIILLLTVFHSIFSIEAKKTSMKLENQHLIVDGEIPAFYNNGRYINGSSSRVKGSFKALVEMLKMESNRNRLENLDSEDEKFILKSDFEKIENELGIDSYLIKTFYYTGGSHGMMLEEGYNFKNGKEVFLKDIFKGNINYKGLIKQKVEEQIIKYGGDLYYADINIPDEEYSFYFEGDSLVVFFNPYTLASYEAGIITFEIPISEISSFMKI; this comes from the coding sequence ATGAAAAAAATTACAGTTATTATTCTTTTACTCACTGTGTTTCACAGTATTTTTTCAATAGAAGCAAAAAAAACGAGTATGAAGCTGGAAAATCAGCATCTTATAGTAGATGGCGAAATCCCGGCTTTTTATAATAATGGTAGATATATTAATGGTTCTAGCAGCAGGGTCAAGGGAAGCTTTAAAGCTCTTGTGGAGATGCTTAAGATGGAATCTAACAGAAATCGTCTTGAGAATCTAGATAGCGAAGATGAAAAATTTATTCTCAAAAGTGATTTTGAAAAGATAGAAAATGAGCTTGGGATAGACAGTTATTTAATCAAGACTTTTTATTATACCGGTGGTTCCCACGGCATGATGCTAGAAGAGGGCTATAATTTCAAAAACGGAAAAGAAGTTTTTCTGAAAGATATATTTAAAGGCAACATCAACTACAAGGGACTCATCAAACAAAAGGTGGAGGAACAAATAATAAAATACGGAGGGGACTTATATTATGCTGATATAAATATTCCCGATGAAGAGTATAGTTTTTATTTCGAGGGTGACTCTTTAGTTGTGTTTTTCAACCCCTATACCCTAGCTTCCTACGAAGCAGGAATAATAACTTTTGAGATACCAATCTCAGAGATTTCCTCCTTCATGAAAATTTAG
- a CDS encoding O-acetylhomoserine aminocarboxypropyltransferase/cysteine synthase family protein, with amino-acid sequence MAYKFETLQLHGGQQPDPTTGSRAVPIYQTTSYNFESTEHAAKLFALEEPGNIYTRIGNPTTAVLEERIALLEGGVGALAVASGTSAVTYSILNVARCGDEVVASNNLYGGSFNLLSNTINDFGVKARFFDPVNPEEIRGLINEKTKAVFIESLGNPSGEVLDIEKIAEIAHENGLPLIVDNTFATPYLLKPLDYGADIVVYSATKFLGGHGTTIAGLIVDGGKFDWKNERFTAFNEPDPGYHGLKYADLGAAAYILKTRVKLLRDTGAALSPFNSFLILQGIETLSLRVERHVENARKIAKFLKDNEEVSWVSHPEVSDDEDQQNLVKKYLPKGACSIFTFGLKGDRERAAKFIEKLDIFSHLANVADAKSLIIHPASTTHGQLSEEALKECGIGTDTIRISVGLENIDDLIEDLQKAIEATR; translated from the coding sequence ATGGCTTACAAATTTGAAACTTTACAATTGCACGGAGGACAGCAACCAGACCCGACTACTGGATCTAGAGCGGTACCTATTTACCAAACTACTTCTTATAATTTTGAGAGCACAGAACATGCGGCAAAGTTATTTGCCCTTGAGGAACCTGGAAATATATATACGAGAATAGGAAACCCAACTACAGCTGTACTAGAAGAGAGAATAGCTCTTTTAGAAGGGGGAGTAGGGGCTCTTGCAGTAGCTTCTGGAACTTCTGCCGTTACTTATTCTATACTGAATGTAGCTAGATGCGGTGATGAAGTAGTTGCTTCAAATAACCTTTACGGGGGTTCTTTCAACCTTCTTTCAAATACAATCAACGATTTCGGAGTCAAAGCCAGATTCTTTGATCCTGTGAATCCCGAGGAAATAAGAGGTTTGATAAACGAAAAAACAAAGGCCGTATTTATAGAAAGTCTTGGAAATCCAAGCGGGGAAGTATTGGACATAGAAAAAATAGCAGAGATAGCCCATGAAAACGGTCTTCCGCTAATTGTAGACAATACCTTTGCTACACCTTATCTTTTGAAACCTTTAGACTACGGGGCAGACATTGTAGTATACTCTGCTACAAAATTCCTAGGGGGGCACGGGACTACTATAGCAGGACTCATTGTAGACGGAGGAAAATTTGACTGGAAGAATGAGAGGTTTACAGCCTTTAACGAACCAGACCCAGGTTACCACGGTCTAAAGTATGCTGACCTTGGAGCGGCGGCATACATACTAAAGACGAGGGTTAAACTCCTAAGAGATACAGGAGCTGCACTTTCACCTTTTAATTCTTTCTTGATTTTACAGGGAATAGAGACTCTTTCCCTGAGAGTAGAAAGACATGTGGAAAATGCAAGAAAAATTGCTAAGTTCCTGAAAGACAACGAAGAAGTAAGTTGGGTAAGTCACCCTGAAGTCAGTGATGATGAAGATCAGCAAAATCTTGTAAAAAAATATCTTCCAAAGGGAGCTTGTTCTATATTCACCTTCGGTTTAAAAGGTGACAGAGAAAGAGCGGCCAAATTTATAGAAAAACTAGATATCTTTTCTCATCTTGCGAATGTGGCCGACGCCAAATCACTTATAATACATCCTGCAAGCACCACTCACGGACAGCTAAGTGAAGAAGCACTTAAGGAATGCGGTATAGGTACAGATACGATCAGAATCTCAGTAGGACTCGAAAACATCGACGACCTTATAGAGGATCTTCAAAAGGCAATAGAAGCTACCAGATAA
- the metF gene encoding methylenetetrahydrofolate reductase [NAD(P)H] yields MFIKDIYESKKPVISFEIFPPNERYPVEKVYDTIDELVKLSPDFISVTYGAGGTTRGRTVEIASRIKKVNNVEVLAHLTCIGADKVEIDGILDELKENGIDNVLALRGDYPNDGSIPEGDFKYAHQLVKQIKERGGFSIGGAFYPEGHQESNDLMDLFHLKRKAEEGTDFLISQIFFDNSFFYEFKEKAEKLEIDVPLVAGIMPVTDARQIKRITALCGSSIPPKFQRILDRYENNPEALKDAGIAYAVEQIVDLISSGVDGIHLYTMNKVDTTQKIMDAIANLRIAL; encoded by the coding sequence ATGTTTATAAAAGATATATATGAAAGTAAAAAACCGGTGATATCCTTTGAGATATTTCCTCCAAATGAAAGATATCCTGTAGAAAAGGTCTATGACACCATTGATGAATTGGTGAAACTTAGTCCGGATTTTATCAGTGTAACCTACGGGGCAGGGGGTACTACCCGTGGGAGAACTGTAGAGATAGCATCTAGGATAAAAAAAGTTAACAATGTAGAGGTCTTGGCTCACCTTACTTGTATAGGGGCAGATAAGGTAGAGATAGACGGAATTTTAGATGAACTAAAGGAAAATGGTATAGACAATGTCCTAGCCTTAAGAGGAGATTACCCAAATGACGGAAGCATTCCTGAAGGGGATTTTAAGTATGCACATCAGCTTGTAAAGCAGATCAAGGAAAGGGGAGGTTTCTCAATAGGAGGGGCCTTCTACCCAGAGGGTCATCAAGAAAGCAACGACCTCATGGATCTCTTTCATCTAAAAAGAAAGGCAGAAGAGGGAACTGACTTTCTTATATCTCAGATTTTCTTCGATAACTCTTTTTTCTATGAATTCAAGGAAAAAGCTGAAAAACTTGAGATAGATGTACCACTTGTAGCAGGTATAATGCCTGTAACAGATGCAAGACAGATAAAGAGGATAACGGCCCTTTGTGGAAGCTCTATTCCTCCAAAATTTCAGAGAATATTAGACAGATATGAGAATAATCCTGAGGCTCTAAAAGATGCCGGTATAGCCTATGCAGTAGAGCAGATAGTGGACCTCATATCTTCAGGAGTAGACGGAATCCACCTCTATACAATGAATAAGGTGGACACTACACAAAAGATAATGGATGCAATAGCAAATCTGAGAATTGCTTTATAG
- the metH gene encoding methionine synthase: protein MRELLKEKILILDGAMGTAIQNYSLEESDFRGELFSHIKGSLRGCNELLNLTKPEVLEEIHLSYLEAGADIIETNTFNSNRISMREYGLEEKSYDLSKAGAELAVKAARKYEYDNKKRIFVAGSMGPTSKSASIPTGGDPFGREVSYSELKAAYKEQALGLFDGGVDAFLIETIFDGLNAKAAVIAIEEVLEEKGEKLPIMISGTVDVNGKLLSGQSIESLIVAIDRDSIISYGLNCSFGAKELIPLVKKLGKLTKKNISLYPNAGLPNEKGEYDETPHMTGSYVKELIENKDINILGGCCGTTPEHIKVIAELAQGKAPRKTSMENLAGIVSGNDTVSLHEEFLVVGERNNVSGSRKFARLIREESYDEALDIARTQVEKGAKILDINLDDALLDSVEEMEKFIRLLQNDMILSKLPIMIDSSNFDVIEKGLENLAGKGIVNSISLKDGEHEFLRKAAVVRKYGAALVVMAFDEKGQAVSAPRKKEICKRAYELLTSNNFPAKDIIFDPNVLTVGTGTEEDRMHGVDFIETVKWIKENLPGAGVSGGVSNLSFAFRGNNILRHTIHKIFLEEGEKAGMTMAIVNPGEDPGNITPEVRKAVENLLAGGKDAVDEILNLSFEKMAKKTQEVKPVTVEERLKNYLLKGRSQGIEDDIKTALEKYSPLQVIQEVLMEGMEEVGGLFEKGELFLPQILRSAAVMEKAVDFLTPLIEAGGTEKNVKGKILMATVEGDVHDIGKNIVGTVLKCNGFDVVDLGVMVPKDQILEAILRHDVDMVTLSGLITPSLMEMEKVAEMMAEKNMDIPLLIGGAAASELSTAVRIEPKYSGRVIHVTDASGTLPVVSSLMSEKKSDFLDERKKKAEYLRDTYLKNKNKKEMHSLEEARKRKKKLDNTIEYPKEIGKQFIEIALEDLEPLIDWDMLLHALKSKGNTQEKKVLDESKEILSKMKDKNIKAKCAFGIFNLFKDEDTLIVSGEKDYELPMVRSQIGNETISMADFFSKEDHIGAFVISVPEIAGSDDYESIIYQLLGTRLAEAASEWMEKYVNDNIWRVSIRPAIGYPSVPDHSMKKEIFKLVDGEETGAKLSSNYAMTPLSSVCGLYVSNPNSFYFDPGKISYDQLKELANLRGLSVDDMNALLGGIV, encoded by the coding sequence ATGAGAGAATTACTAAAAGAAAAAATACTTATACTGGATGGTGCTATGGGTACGGCTATTCAGAATTATTCTCTTGAAGAATCTGACTTTAGAGGAGAACTCTTTTCTCATATTAAAGGAAGCCTAAGGGGCTGCAATGAACTTCTAAACCTTACTAAACCAGAGGTTTTAGAGGAAATACACCTTTCATACTTAGAAGCCGGAGCAGATATAATAGAGACAAACACTTTTAACAGCAATAGAATATCAATGAGAGAATACGGACTGGAGGAAAAATCCTATGATCTTTCAAAAGCCGGTGCTGAGCTAGCAGTTAAAGCTGCTAGAAAGTATGAATATGATAACAAAAAAAGAATATTTGTAGCTGGTTCCATGGGACCTACTAGTAAGAGTGCCTCTATACCAACAGGGGGAGACCCCTTCGGAAGAGAGGTATCCTATTCAGAACTAAAAGCTGCCTATAAAGAGCAGGCACTTGGCTTATTTGACGGCGGTGTAGATGCCTTTCTTATAGAGACAATATTTGACGGTCTCAATGCAAAGGCTGCAGTCATTGCCATAGAAGAAGTCCTAGAAGAAAAGGGAGAGAAACTTCCTATAATGATATCAGGGACAGTAGACGTCAACGGAAAACTTCTCTCTGGTCAGAGTATAGAGTCGCTTATCGTGGCAATCGACAGAGATTCTATTATTTCCTATGGACTTAACTGCTCTTTTGGTGCCAAGGAACTTATACCTCTTGTAAAAAAACTAGGGAAACTGACAAAAAAGAATATATCACTTTATCCAAATGCCGGTTTGCCAAATGAAAAAGGTGAATATGACGAGACACCTCACATGACAGGGTCATATGTAAAGGAACTCATAGAAAATAAAGATATAAATATCCTAGGGGGATGCTGCGGAACGACACCAGAGCATATAAAAGTCATAGCAGAACTTGCTCAAGGCAAAGCCCCAAGAAAAACTTCTATGGAAAACCTGGCAGGTATTGTATCTGGAAATGATACTGTAAGTCTGCATGAAGAGTTTCTTGTAGTAGGAGAGAGAAATAACGTCTCAGGGTCTAGAAAATTTGCCAGATTGATTAGAGAAGAAAGCTATGATGAGGCTCTAGACATAGCTAGAACTCAGGTAGAAAAAGGAGCTAAAATTTTAGATATAAATCTAGATGATGCCCTTCTTGATTCTGTGGAAGAGATGGAAAAATTTATAAGACTTTTGCAAAATGATATGATTTTATCAAAACTCCCTATAATGATAGACTCTTCAAACTTTGATGTAATAGAAAAAGGTCTTGAAAATCTCGCAGGAAAAGGTATTGTAAACTCTATCAGTCTCAAAGATGGAGAGCATGAATTTCTGAGAAAGGCTGCAGTTGTTAGAAAATATGGTGCAGCCCTTGTGGTTATGGCCTTTGATGAAAAGGGGCAGGCTGTGAGTGCACCTCGGAAAAAGGAGATCTGTAAACGTGCCTATGAGCTTTTGACTTCAAATAATTTTCCTGCTAAAGATATTATCTTTGATCCGAATGTTCTCACAGTAGGAACAGGAACAGAGGAAGACAGAATGCACGGAGTGGATTTCATAGAAACTGTAAAATGGATAAAAGAAAATCTTCCTGGTGCAGGAGTCAGCGGAGGGGTTAGTAATCTTTCCTTTGCTTTTAGAGGTAATAATATTCTCCGGCATACTATTCATAAGATCTTCCTAGAAGAGGGAGAAAAGGCCGGCATGACCATGGCCATAGTGAACCCGGGAGAGGATCCAGGAAACATAACACCTGAGGTTAGAAAAGCTGTTGAGAACCTTCTTGCTGGAGGCAAAGATGCAGTAGATGAGATTCTGAATCTATCCTTTGAAAAGATGGCAAAGAAAACTCAAGAGGTTAAGCCAGTAACTGTAGAGGAGAGGCTCAAAAATTATCTCCTTAAGGGAAGAAGCCAGGGGATAGAGGACGATATCAAGACTGCTCTCGAAAAATACTCACCCCTTCAGGTTATACAGGAAGTTTTGATGGAGGGAATGGAAGAGGTCGGAGGACTTTTTGAAAAGGGTGAACTTTTCCTTCCGCAGATACTGAGATCGGCGGCTGTAATGGAAAAAGCTGTGGACTTCCTAACACCTCTTATAGAGGCAGGTGGAACAGAGAAAAATGTAAAGGGAAAAATCCTTATGGCTACAGTAGAGGGAGATGTACACGATATAGGGAAAAATATCGTTGGTACTGTATTAAAATGTAATGGCTTTGATGTTGTGGACCTTGGTGTTATGGTTCCTAAGGATCAGATATTAGAAGCTATTCTAAGGCATGATGTAGATATGGTTACATTGAGTGGTCTTATTACCCCTTCTCTTATGGAGATGGAAAAAGTGGCAGAAATGATGGCTGAAAAAAATATGGATATACCACTTCTTATCGGAGGAGCAGCTGCTTCTGAACTAAGTACTGCAGTAAGAATCGAACCTAAGTATTCTGGTAGAGTAATACATGTAACAGATGCCTCAGGGACACTTCCAGTGGTATCTTCATTGATGTCTGAAAAAAAATCAGATTTTCTTGATGAAAGAAAAAAGAAAGCAGAGTATCTCAGAGATACTTATTTGAAAAATAAAAACAAGAAAGAGATGCACTCTTTAGAAGAAGCCAGAAAAAGAAAGAAAAAATTAGACAATACCATAGAGTATCCTAAAGAAATTGGAAAACAGTTTATAGAGATAGCGTTAGAAGACTTAGAACCACTGATAGACTGGGATATGCTCTTACATGCACTAAAGTCTAAGGGAAATACTCAGGAGAAAAAAGTATTGGATGAATCCAAAGAAATTCTCTCAAAAATGAAAGATAAAAACATAAAGGCAAAATGTGCTTTTGGTATATTTAACCTTTTCAAAGATGAAGATACCCTTATAGTCAGTGGAGAGAAAGATTACGAACTGCCTATGGTCAGAAGTCAGATTGGAAATGAGACAATTTCCATGGCTGATTTCTTCTCAAAAGAGGATCATATAGGGGCCTTTGTAATATCTGTTCCTGAGATAGCTGGTAGTGATGATTATGAATCAATTATATATCAGTTATTAGGGACTAGGCTTGCAGAAGCGGCATCGGAGTGGATGGAAAAATATGTAAATGACAATATATGGAGGGTGAGTATAAGACCAGCCATAGGTTATCCATCGGTTCCAGATCATTCTATGAAAAAAGAGATCTTTAAACTTGTAGATGGTGAGGAAACTGGTGCTAAGCTCTCAAGTAATTATGCCATGACTCCTTTGTCATCTGTATGCGGATTATATGTATCTAATCCAAATAGTTTTTATTTTGATCCAGGAAAAATAAGTTATGACCAGCTAAAAGAGTTGGCAAATCTAAGGGGGCTTTCTGTAGACGATATGAATGCCCTCTTAGGTGGCATAGTATAA
- a CDS encoding homoserine O-acetyltransferase, with translation MCCIAGAPSLSGRERAEKEGIRFKENKGELKIGIINLMPFKEEVEYQFYAVLGRFDISVEVEFLYPENHVFKNTDGSYIKDNYYPLGELNNRNYDAIIMTGAPVELLDFQKVNYWDEIKNLIKSNKLPALYICWGAQAALYVKYGIEKFTLNEKLLGIFRHRTNKNPFVSGEFFAPHSRNTQNSSKDIKNAGLRILAESDEAGVYMASDRDYREFYISGHGEYQRERLKYEYSRDQNLFPKNYFPEDDPKKEPPMKWDGHRKEFYYKWLSHIREKKFSNISDKV, from the coding sequence ATGTGTTGTATCGCTGGAGCTCCCTCCCTTTCGGGCAGAGAAAGAGCCGAAAAAGAGGGAATTAGATTTAAAGAAAATAAAGGGGAATTAAAAATTGGTATTATCAACCTCATGCCTTTTAAGGAGGAGGTTGAGTACCAATTTTATGCTGTACTGGGAAGATTTGATATAAGTGTTGAAGTGGAGTTTTTGTATCCGGAAAATCATGTTTTCAAAAATACAGACGGCTCCTATATAAAGGATAACTACTATCCCCTAGGCGAACTAAATAACAGAAACTATGACGCTATCATAATGACCGGAGCTCCTGTAGAGCTTTTGGACTTTCAAAAGGTTAATTACTGGGATGAAATAAAAAATCTCATAAAATCTAATAAACTTCCGGCACTTTATATATGCTGGGGAGCTCAGGCAGCTTTATATGTTAAATACGGGATAGAAAAATTTACATTAAATGAAAAACTTTTGGGTATATTCAGGCACAGGACAAATAAAAACCCCTTTGTATCTGGTGAATTTTTCGCTCCTCACTCTAGGAATACCCAAAACAGCAGTAAAGACATAAAAAATGCCGGTCTGAGAATACTGGCAGAATCTGATGAAGCTGGGGTTTATATGGCATCTGATCGTGATTACAGAGAGTTTTATATTAGTGGGCATGGGGAGTATCAGAGGGAAAGGCTGAAATATGAGTACAGCAGAGATCAAAATTTATTTCCTAAAAATTATTTTCCAGAAGATGATCCTAAAAAAGAGCCGCCTATGAAGTGGGACGGTCACAGGAAAGAATTTTACTATAAATGGCTGAGTCACATAAGAGAAAAAAAGTTTAGTAATATCTCGGATAAGGTGTAA